The following are from one region of the Phycisphaeraceae bacterium genome:
- a CDS encoding aspartate carbamoyltransferase catalytic subunit, with the protein MTSTSVHRPGATGTTSSGPRHLISIRSTPLERLRHILAEARTFTPDQSLRGRTFATLFFEDSTRTRTSFIVAAQQRSATVIELSTASSSLNKGETMIDTAATLAALGVEAVAVRARQAGAAALIARCIPHLCVINAGDGRHEHPTQALADALTIAEALDRPTFDFHNLRVAIVGDIGASRVARSNIALLGSLGAQVTCAGPRTLVPESLASLGCKISWSMDETIADADVIIMLRIQFERYATASSTISSPREYRAHFGLTESRARQLNPDAIIMHPGPTNRGLEIDPAVADGTLPGVPRSVIRDQVSNGVRVRAALLNDCLTGS; encoded by the coding sequence TTGACCTCAACCTCCGTCCATCGTCCCGGCGCAACCGGCACGACATCCTCCGGGCCGCGACATCTCATTTCCATCCGAAGCACGCCCCTCGAACGTCTGCGCCACATCCTCGCCGAAGCCCGTACCTTCACCCCCGACCAGAGCCTGCGGGGCCGAACCTTCGCCACGCTCTTCTTCGAAGATTCCACGCGCACGCGCACCAGTTTCATCGTCGCCGCCCAGCAGCGCAGCGCCACCGTCATCGAGCTCTCAACCGCTTCCAGTTCGCTCAACAAGGGCGAAACGATGATCGATACTGCTGCAACGCTCGCCGCCTTGGGCGTCGAAGCTGTCGCCGTTCGCGCCAGACAAGCCGGAGCAGCAGCACTCATTGCCCGCTGCATTCCACACCTGTGCGTCATCAACGCTGGCGACGGACGCCATGAGCACCCGACTCAGGCCCTGGCCGACGCACTCACCATCGCCGAGGCCCTCGATCGACCCACCTTCGACTTCCATAACCTGCGCGTCGCAATCGTCGGCGACATCGGAGCCTCGCGCGTCGCTCGCTCCAACATCGCGCTCCTTGGCTCGCTCGGCGCTCAAGTCACCTGCGCCGGCCCACGCACCCTTGTGCCCGAGTCGCTCGCATCACTCGGGTGCAAAATCTCCTGGTCCATGGACGAGACAATCGCCGACGCCGACGTCATCATCATGCTTCGCATTCAGTTTGAACGCTACGCCACAGCCAGCAGCACCATCTCCTCGCCGCGCGAATACCGCGCCCACTTCGGCCTCACCGAGTCCCGCGCACGCCAACTCAACCCCGATGCCATCATCATGCACCCCGGACCCACCAACCGAGGCCTCGAAATCGACCCGGCCGTCGCCGATGGCACTCTGCCCGGTGTGCCGCGCTCCGTCATTCGCGACCAAGTCTCCAACGGCGTGCGCGTGCGAGCAGCACTCCTGAACGACTGCCTCACCGGTTCATGA